From the genome of Aspergillus fumigatus Af293 chromosome 1, whole genome shotgun sequence, one region includes:
- a CDS encoding LysM domain protein: MGLTSILIAQVLFLGAANSAVVKRWPCSVSPTGPTDPSVAKNCGYWVNDVAKNDQCADLEGYFDISREELVNWNPSLKENCRLQNGHSYCVAASDLTTRSTDSAEEASRMDMATGVEAADLPSPTQGGLAANCNAFYKVKTGDSCWSIINDFGNFSIYDFYRWNPSVGQSCEALYPDYYVCIGVQEQEPPVATPTNPPGPVLSGTPANCNKYHKVLSGDNCWAIANQYGISLDQFYSWNPAVKPTSCQSLLPDYYVCVGVAETPSATATPQPTPQPQQSSSPDQPMPQPILSRLLRILL, encoded by the exons ATGGGACTTACTTCGATTCTTATTGCTCAAGTTCTCTTCCTAGGTGCGGCCAACTCGGCTGTCGTCAAAAGATGGCCCTGTAGCGTCTCTCCGACTGGCCCAACCGACCCAAGCGTCGCTAAAAATTGCGGCTATTGGGTTAATGATGTTGCAAAGAATGACCAGTGTGCTGACCTAGAGGGGTACTTCGACATTTCAAGGGAAGAGCTGGTGAACTGG AACCCTTCTCTCAAGGAGAACTGTCGGCTTCAGAATGGCCATTCCTACTGTGTTGCTGCATCAGATTTGACGACGCGGTCCACAGATTCAGCCGAAGAAGCGAGTCGTATGGACATGGCAACTGGAGTTGAGGCTGCCGATCTGCCCTCTCCCACGCAGGGCGGTTTGGCTGCCAACTGCAATGCTTTCTACAAAGTTAAAACGGGAGACAGTTGCTGGTCCATCATAAACGATTTTGGTAACTTTTCGATCTACGATTTCTACCGCTGGAATCC GTCAGTTGGCCAATCTTGCGAGGCCCTATATCCCGACTACTACGTATGCATCGGCGTCCAAGAACAGGAACCCCCCGTGGCTACGCCCACCAACCCCCCTGGTCCAGTGCTGTCGGGTACTCCAGCAAACT GCAACAAGTATCATAAGGTGCTGTCAGGTGACAACTGCTGGGCCATTGCAAACCAGTATGGAATATCTTTGGATCAATTCTACTCGTGGAACCCCGCTGTGAAGCCGACTTCATGCCAATCTCTATTACCAGATTACTACGTCTGCGTCGGTGTCGCTG AAACTCCTTCCGCCACCGCCACCCCACAGCCAACACCACAACCGCAGCAGTCTTCGTCTCCCGACCAACCAATGCCACAGCCTATCCTTTCCAGGCTGCTCAGAATCCTGCTCTAG
- a CDS encoding putative CUE domain protein, which produces MFVASSSSPSTAPGHNLGLILKSDGCRMDRFISRKRPRPSPSAGQQTPAPDEDSTDMKLAMLLSLFPDIEQDALLDILISSGGSVEDASAVITAQRAYKPVKKRAGGVSAIQTSMTSHITTEAGLPPKRQLTRKGKTLHLFSPEDVAAHTPCSIIHNFLPPDEADALLLELLDESKHFSRYRFQLFDRTVESPHTSSLYVATPEEIRQQTSEYTYGGRYRSNVRQLTPYLRAVSAKVQRAVNDEVQKRIRACYPGGKKLKYQSPKEWVPNAAFVNCYDGPAESVGYHSDELTYLGPRAIIGSLSLGVEREFRVRRIVASDDDAENNSEVSFMVSTADSPSRRKTTSKGIDGRGDAQGQISIHLPHNSLLVMHAEMQEEWKHAIVPAQTVSPHPLSGNRRINITYRWYRDSLHPRNIPRCRCGTHAILRCVQRKRENKGRYMWMCYAGHEPGKKGCTFFQWAEFDDDGEPLWEIKPTEGGAPTLRNFIEEDDKQ; this is translated from the coding sequence ATGTTTGtagcttcatcatcttcgccttctaCAGCACCAGGGCATAATTTGGGGCTCATTCTGAAATCAGATGGCTGTCGAATGGATCGCTTCATCTCGAGAAAGCGGCCTCGGCCGAGTCCGTCGGCTGGACAGCAGACGCCGGCCCCCGATGAGGACTCCACCGATATGAAGTTGGCGATGCTCCTATCACTCTTTCCAGACATAGAACAAGATGCTTTACTGGACATTCTCATTTCAAGTGGCGGGTCGGTTGAAGACGCGTCTGCTGTGATTACAGCTCAACGCGCATATAAACCTGTCAAAAAGAGAGCAGGTGGTGTATCAGCGATCCAGACATCTATGACCTCACATATCACAACTGAGGCAGGACTGCCACCAAAAAGGCAACTCACCCGGAAAGGAAAGACGTTACATCTTTTTTCTCCAGAAGATGTTGCTGCTCATACTCCGTGTTCCATCATCCATAATTTCTTGCCCCCAGATGAAGCAGATGCGCTGCTACTGGAACTTTTGGATGAGTCGAAACACTTTTCAAGGTACAGGTTTCAGCTGTTTGATCGTACAGTTGAAAGCCCGCACACAAGCAGCTTGTATGTTGCGACTCCTGAGGAAATTCGCCAACAAACATCGGAATACACCTATGGGGGCAGATACCGTTCGAACGTTCGCCAGCTTACGCCGTACTTGCGCGCCGTCTCTGCCAAAGTTCAGCGCGCCGTGAACGACGAGGTTCAGAAGCGTATACGAGCGTGCTACCCAGGTGGGAAAAAGCTCAAGTATCAGTCACCTAAGGAATGGGTGCCGAATGCAGCATTCGTCAACTGCTATGATGGTCCAGCAGAAAGTGTGGGCTATCACTCGGATGAGCTGACTTACCTTGGTCCGCGAGCTATTATTGGAAGCCTGAGTTTAGGCGTGGAAAGAGAGTTTCGGGTACGACGCATCGTTGCGAGCGATGACGATGCAGAGAACAATAGTGAGGTGTCATTCATGGTGTCAACAGCGGATTCTCCGTCCAGACGGAAAACCACGTCGAAAGGGATCGATGGTCGCGGTGATGCACAGGGTCAAATTTCCATACACCTTCCGCACAATTCCCTCCTTGTTATGCATGCCGAGATGCAGGAAGAATGGAAACATGCTATTGTACCCGCGCAGACTGTTTCACCACATCCCTTGTCAGGTAACCGCCGTATCAATATCACCTATCGATGGTATCGGGATTCTCTCCACCCGCGCAACATTCCGCGGTGCCGTTGTGGCACACACGCAATCTTGCGATGTGTGCAACGCAAACGTGAGAACAAGGGTAGATATATGTGGATGTGCTATGCGGGACATGAACCAGGGAAGAAAGGTTGCACTTTTTTCCAGTGGGCCGAAtttgatgacgatggtgaACCTCTCTGGGAAATCAAGCCCACGGAAGGCGGAGCTCCCACGTTGCGCAACTTcatcgaagaagacgacaAACAATGA
- the ags3 gene encoding alpha-1,3-glucan synthase Ags3 has translation MFTETQRSVALILSLLSVSALCWPYTESLVDYNLNENRSAESPIDYWGEWPNHKYHPSPDNWRFPVYTIFLDRIANGDPTNDDINGTTFEHVLNSNQMRHGGDLVGLIDTLDYIRGMGFKGIYFAGTGLMNLPWAYDGYSPVDTTLLDMHHGTLEDWRRTITEIHNRDMYVIMDNTLATLSNLIGFKGHLNTSADFRPDEYEVEWITDRRYADFKFSNEYNKTCDYPKFWNETGFPLYSGGVEELKGCYNSDFDQYGELEAFGNFPDWKRQLTKFASVQDRLREWHKPVRDIITRHYCIQIASLDIDGFRYDKAVQATLEPLGEMSAAFRECAKKYGKHNFFLPGEITSGNTFGSLYLGRGRQPNQRPESAGAAVKLKNDSEAQYFLREDGYQALDAAAFHYTIYRSMTRFLGMDGNLVAGFDLPTDFIEAWNGMLVSNDFLNPLTGQLDPRHMYGVSNQDNFRWPAIINGTEKYLLGLFIVTLELPGIPLILWGEEQDMYVFDATATNYLFGRQPMTYQTAWWTHGCFNLNTTKFYNFPNERGLYGCHDITVTYDQRNPAHPLRNIMKRMFEIREHYPVANDGFYLQTLSQLTKDVYLPGSSNTPTVTGLWSVLRSYFPEVQPEASKGNNSIWLVYHNDNKTVTYGGDCKNRNTALLAPYKSGTKLKNVFAPYDELTLEDGPGDIEVHGTTESYGCARNMTLLPWEYRAYVEADRFVEPGPTVTEFVPGHDARLLSAEDTGETVDIQLGYSKEMDCTGVTRAISLNSTTEKGITPTLDTSSVNCGNITPRTSSHHYVGEVPTVWTWSAKLKNVHHGIHELTVKNVSTTSGVRTNAVDRFLFRMGTPTNPLITPLANYSTSLVHKSDDGSIYIQHEAAGADMFRYSTTFGRTWSNWTTYTGGNTTIEIAPFTGTDAQKWKGTHVRVQYFSRLTGSSDYIQEGDHDWEDGVPRRFPHLWWIGPYNQFGYDAGLDSKMRYDVKEGRWKYDFVYEWPSTGQISVWGVGPDGLPDPTEVYGDVDNASVVQKLPPSYLSSNVINITTPPPFPHLGWTISLNDANLRYEMTPVGSGWVQLVLFVLLWVVPILMGLAGAFIFMRTFYRVKLNTDGTAAKEDKLPLLWRKVRAQFTGADYSEMAISDKAVLPDSAIAGAAAGAPEHRRTVLIATMEYLIQDWKVKVKIGGLGVMAQLMSEHLRHQNLIWVVPCVGDIEYPEDTPAEPMMVTILDKPYLVNVQYHVVENITYVLLDAPVFRQQTKAEPYPPRMDDLDSAVYYSAWNQCIAETIKRFPSIDLYHINDFHGCLAPLYLLPTRTVPVCLSLHNAEFQGLWPLRTQQEKKEVCSVFNIPIETATKYCQFGNVFNLLHTGASYLRFHQRGFGAVGVSKKYGKRSWARYPIFWSLDKIGSLPNPDPSDTGAVGDGAETNVSIPSPEDRIRDKLQAQKWAGLKEDPNADLLVFVGRWSKQKGVDLIADVMPAILSARPHVQLICVGPIIDLYGKLAAIKLERIMAMFPGRVFSKPEFTILPPYVFSGANFALIPSRDEPFGLVAVEFGRKGALGIGSRIGGLGQMPGWWYTVESDATRHLLHQLRTAIKSALDSDQETREEMRMNSAKQRFPVLEWIQKLETLQQTAIQIHHTKNKNTVAGPMPEPQIYWEMQNMRDSTASLPGLAQSVPDGLETPPSRVMLNAESRLRELQTDVGNRSSLGRKLSLGRRAGPGQGRNRLVKKALRDSQVAESPLDEEATDAEGEVDEDDSNSHRVDYISTDEAMRAVSHALGLQDNGESVGNGNGNGNNSVTPPYHSMPGSPYLVSRASSPVPRTPSDMPQYPFQFALNSGEGMPFAHSRNVSVLSLPSVMGDHNQQVFELQKVDPTFTDSMGHFTRRFEQLLNNLDKKNSMTDCCIETYLMKSERKFYNMYNDAQLKKHHAKESISSSASPEQLDHETQYNRLSTATAGSDPSDSDEIDRWLSRLGYRRPVAIQRFMRRRIGTWPVYALFLGLGQIIATNSAQITLLVGQVGETATKLYVIAAIYCVSSISWWFMYARLPAVIVLSLPWFIYCLAFIVIGVSPFGLSEVGRGWAQNVAAGVYAVASSSGSLFFALNFGDQGAVPVKDWMFRASLIQGISQLYTVALWYWSSKVTATEIGGVSTFALSTWRLTAVVMPIAALCFAIGVILALGLPKYYRQAPSRILFFYTSLFRRRIVLWFFLMVIVQNWFLAAAFGRNWSFLWSSKHAKTWEVVILVVGFFIIIWVLILFAFRALSKEHSWILPVFGLSLGSPRWAQTWWGTSNIGYYLPWAGGLTSGAIVSRCLWLWLGVLDEIQQVGLGMILLQTLTRVHVCFVLLAAQAVGSVATICARGFAPNRLGPDGISPNIGTSVDKIANAWFWIALFFQLLASFGFLLFYRKEQLNRP, from the exons ATGTTCACGGAGACGCAGCGCTCAGTCGCTCTCATCCTGTCACTGCTGAGCGTCAGTGCACTGTGTTGGCCTTACACCGAGTCGCTCGTTGATTATAACTTAAACGAAAACAGATCGGCGGAATCGCCGATTGACTACTGGGGAGAATGGCCGAACCATAAGTACCACCCTTCGCCGGACAACTGGCGTTTCCCTGTCTACACGATCTTTCTGGACCGAATCGCGAACGGTGATCCAACAAATGACGATATTAACGGTACCACTTTCGAGCATGTACTGAATTCCAACCAGATGCGCCATGGAGGGGATCTGGTCGGGTTGATTGATACATTGGACTATATCAGGGGCATGGGTTTCAAG GGTATCTACTTTGCTGGAACAGGTTTGATGAACCTCCCTTGGGCCTATGACGGCTACTCGCCGGTTGATACAACTCTGCTGGATATGCACCATGGCACACTGGAGGACTGGAGACGGACCATCACCGAGATTCACAACCGTGATATGTATGTGATAATGGACAATACGCTGGCAAC TCTGAGCAACCTGATCGGTTTCAAAGGCCACCTCAACACCTCAGCCGATTTTAGGCCAGATGAATATGAGGTCGAGTGGATCACGGATCGTCGGTATGCCGATTTCAAGTTCAGCAATGAGTACAACAAGACTTGCGACTATCCGAAATTCTGGAATGAGACTGGCTTTCCGTTGTATTCCGGCGGGGTTGAGGAGTTGAAGGGTTGCTATAATAGTGATTTTGATCAGTATGGAGAACTAGAGGCATTTGGCAACTTCCCTGACTGGAAGCGCCAGCTCACCAAGTTCGCCTCGGTACAAGATCGGTTGCGTGAATGGCACAAGCCCGTTCGTGATATCATCACCAGGCATTACTGCATTCAAATTGCCAGTTTGGATATCGACGGTTTCCGCTATGATAAGGCTGTTCAGGCGACCCTGGAGCCCCTGGGTGAGATGTCGGCGGCATTCCGGGAATGTGCAAAGAAATATGGCAAGCATAATTTCTTCCTACCTGGCGAGATTACATCGGGCAATACCTTCGGCAGTCTCTACCTTGGTCGTGGACGCCAGCCAAATCAGCGTCCTGAGTCCGCCGGCGCTGCTGTCAAGCTGAAGAACGATTCAGAGGCTCAATACTTCCTGAGAGAGGACGGCTACCAGGCGTTGGACGCAGCCGCGTTTCACTATACTATCTACCGTTCGATGACCCGTTTCCTCGGAATGGACGGTAACCTTGTTGCCGGCTTCGACTTGCCAACAGATTTCATTGAGGCATGGAATGGGATGCTTGTGTCCAATGATTTCCTAAACCCCTTGACCGGTCAGCTCGATCCCAGGCATATGTATGGTGTGTCGAACCAGGATAACTTTCGCTGGCCCGCTATAATAAACGGTACGGAGAAGTACCTCCTGGGCCTTTTCATTGTCACGCTGGAGCTCCCTGGCATTCCCCTCATCCTGTGGGGTGAGGAGCAGGATATGTATGTTTTCGATGCCACTGCAACAAATTATCTCTTTGGTCGGCAGCCGATGACCTACCAGACCGCATGGTGGACTCATGGCTGCTTCAACTTGAATACGACTAAATTCTACAACTTCCCAAATGAAAGGGGTCTGTACGGTTGTCACGATATCACCGTCACTTACGACCAGCGCAATCCTGCTCACCCACTTCGCAATATTATGAAGCGCATGTTTGAAATCCGGGAGCACTATCCCGTCGCTAATGATGGCTTCTATCTCCAGACCCTTTCCCAGCTTACCAAGGATGTCTATCTTCCTGGTTCATCGAACACCCCCACAGTGACTGGTCTGTGGTCGGTCTTGCGCAGCTACTTCCCCGAGGTCCAGCCAGAGGCGTCCAAGGGCAACAATAGTATTTGGCTTGTGTATCATAATGACAACAAGACTGTAACCTATGGTGGTGACTGCAAGAACCGGAACACCGCGTTATTGGCTCCTTACAAGTCGGGAACGAAGCTGAAGAATGTTTTCGCCCCTTACGATGAGCTCACTTTGGAAGATGGTCCTGGTGATATTGAGGTCCATGGAACGACTGAGTCATACGGCTGCGCTCGCAACATGACTCTCCTTCCATGGGAATACCGAGCCTATGTGGAGGCCGATAGATTTGTTGAGCCTGGTCCCACTGTTACGGAGTTTGTTCCCGGCCACGACGCACGCTTGCTGTCAGCGGAAGACACGGGAGAAACCGTCGATATTCAGCTTGGATACTCAAAGGAGATGGACTGTACCGGCGTGACTCGAGCGATTTCCCTAAACTCTACCACCGAAAAGGGTATCACACCAACTCTCGATACGTCCAGTGTCAACTGCGGCAATATCACTCCACGGACAAGCAGTCATCACTACGTCGGGGAAGTCCCCACTGTCTGGACATGGTCTGCCAAGCTGAAAAATGTTCATCATGGTATCCATGAACTGACCGTCAAAAACGTTTCAACAACGTCCGGAGTTCGGACCAACGCCGTCGACCGGTTTTTGTTCCGGATGGGAACTCCAACGAACCCGCTGATAACCCCTCTCGCCAACTACTCCACCAGCCTTGTGCACAAATCTGACGACGGCAGCATTTACATTCAGCACGAGGCCGCCGGAGCTGACATGTTCCGCTACTCGACGACTTTCGGCCGGACATGGTCAAATTGGACAACGTATACCGGTGGGAACACGACGATTGAAATTGCTCCTTTTACCGGCACGGATGCTCAGAAATGGAAGGGCACTCACGTCCGCGTGCAATACTTCTCGAGGCTTACCGGTAGTAGTGACTACATCCAAGAAGGCGACCATGACTGGGAGGACGGTGTGCCACGAAGGTTCCCTCATCTGTGGTGGATCGGACCGTACAATCAGTTTGGTTATGATGCTGGGCTGGATAGCAAAATGAGGTACGACGTCAAGGAGGGTCGCTGGAAGTATGACTTCGTGTATGAGTGGCCATCTACTGGACAAATCAGTGTCTGGGGAGTGGGACCAGATGGCTTGCCAGATCCTACAGAGGTTTATGGCGACGTGGACAATGCATCTGTAGTCCAGAAGCTTCCTCCGTCCTATCTCTCGTCGAACGTGATCAACATAACCACGCCGCCTCCATTTCCGCACCTCGGCTGGACCATCTCGCTCAATGATGCCAATCTTCGATATGAGATGACCCCGGTCGGGTCTGGATGGGTtcagctcgtcctcttcgtcctcctgTGGGTTGTTCCCATCCTAATGGGCCTTGCTGGTGCCTTTATTTTTATGAGAACCTTCTACCGCGTCAAGCTGAACACGGATGGCACTGCAGCTAAAGAGGATAAGCTGCCGCTGCTTTGGCGTAAGGTCAGAGCGCAGTTCACCGGGGCTGATTACTCGGAAATGGCGATATCTGACAAGGCTGTGCTGCCGGACAGTGCTATTGCAGGTGCAGCTGCAGGCGCCCCCGAACACCGACGGACGGTCTTGATCGCCACTATGGAATATCTCATCCAGGACTGGAAGGTCAAAGTCAAGATTGGTGGTCTGGGGGTCATGGCACAGCTAATGTCCGAGCATCTAAGGCACCAGAATCTCATCTGGGTGGTCCCTTGTGTTGGTGACATTGAATATCCCGAAGACACACCAGCGGAGCCGATGATGGTCACCATCCTCGACAAGCCCTACCTGGTGAATGTGCAATACCACGTCGTCGAGAATATTACCTACGTTCTCCTCGATGCTCCAGTGTTTCGGCAGCAGACGAAAGCCGAGCCTTACCCCCCACGGATGGATGACCTTGACAGCGCAGTCTACTATTCGGCATGGAACCAGTGTATTGCAGAGACGATCAAGCGATTCCCTTCGATCGATCTCTACCACATTAACGATTTCCACGGTTGCTTGGCTCCCCTTTATCTGCTGCCGACACGAACTGTTCCCGTCTGTCTATCACTGCACAACGCGGAGTTCCAGGGCCTCTGGCCGTTAAGGACCcaacaagagaagaaggaagtctGCTCAGTCTTCAATATTCCTATCGAAACTGCGACCAAATACTGCCAGTTTGGAAATGTATTCAATCTTCTACACACAGGCGCAAGCTACCTTCGATTTCACCAGCGCGGCTTCGGTGCAGTTGGTGTGTCCAAGAAGTATGGAAAACGCTCATGGGCTCGGTACCCAATTTTCTGGAGTCTTGATAAGATCGGCAGTCTCCCGAACCCAGACCCCTCAGATACTGGTGCCGTCGGTGATGGGGCTGAGACAAATGTTTCAATCCCGTCCCCTGAAGATCGGATTAGAGACAAACTGCAGGCTCAGAAATGGGCTGGCCTGAAGGAAGATCCCAATGCtgatcttctcgtcttcgTTGGACGGTGGTCGAAGCAGAAGGGTGTCGATTTGATCGCTGATGTTATGCCAGCAATACTGTCAGCTAGACCTCACGTCCAGCTGATCTGCGTTGGGCCCATCATTGACCTGTATGGCAAGCTGGCTGCTATCAAACTGGAGCGCATCATGGCCATGTTCCCAGGTCGCGTGTtctccaagccagaattTACTATTTTGCCTCCGTATGTGTTTTCCGGCGCCAACTTTGCTCTGATTCCGTCTCGGGACGAGCCATTTGGGTTGGTTGCGGTCGAGTTTGGTCGTAAAGGTGCGCTGGGTATTGGCTCTCGTATTGGAGGTCTAGGCCAAATGCCTGGTTGGTGGTACACGGTGGAATCTGACGCGACGCGCCATCTGCTGCACCAGTTGAGGACTGCTATCAAATCCGCTCTGGACTCTGACCAGGAAACTCGGGAAGAAATGCGCATGAATTCTGCCAAGCAACGATTCCCAGTGTTGGAATGGATCCAGAAGTTGGAAACCTTGCAACAGACGGCCATCCAGATCCATCATACAAAGAACAAGAACACTGTCGCTGGTCCCATGCCCGAGCCACAGATCTACTGGGAGATGCAGAACATGCGGGACTCCACGGCGAGTCTGCCTGGATTGGCGCAGTCCGTCCCAGACGGTCTGGAGACGCCGCCTTCAAGAGTGATGCTGAATGCCGAGTCGCGGCTCCGAGAATTGCAGACGGACGTTGGAAACAGGAGCAGTCTAGGTCGTAAACTCTCCCTCGGCCGACGAGCTGGACCTGGCCAGGGCAGAAACCGTCTGGTCAAAAAGGCACTTCGCGACAGTCAGGTCGCCGAGAGCCcgctggatgaggaggctACCGATGCCGAGGGAGaagtcgatgaggatgactcCAATTCTCACCGGGTGGACTACATTTCCACTGATGAAGCTATGAGGGCAGTCAGCCACGCTCTTGGACTTCAAGACAATGGCGAGTCCGTAGGAAACGGAAATGGGAATGGGAACAACAGCGTTACACCGCCGTACCATTCCATGCCAGGCTCGCCGTACCTCGTCTCGCGGGCTTCGTCGCCGGTGCCGAGGACGCCTTCTGATATGCCTCAATATCCATTCCAATTTGCACTTAATTCCGGCGAGGGGATGCCGTTTGCCCACTCACGCAATGTCTCCGTCCTGTCTCTGCCTTCAGTGATGGGTGACCACAATCAGCAAGTCTTCGAGTTGCAGAAGGTAGACCCGACCTTTACGGACAGCATGGGCCACTTTACCCGGCGATTCgagcagctcctcaacaacTTGGACAAGAAGAACTCGATGACAGACTGCTGCATCGAGACTTACCTGATGAAGAGCGAGCGGAAGTTTTACAACATGTACAACGATGCGCAGCTGAAGAAACACCATGCTAAGGAgtctatttcttcttcggccagTCCAGAGCAGCTTGACCATGAGACGCAGTATAACCGCCTCTCAACCGCCACGGCCGGTTCGGACCCGAGCGACTCCGATGAAATCGATCGCTGGCTTTCCCGGCTGGGGTACAGGCGCCCTGTGGCCATTCAGCGATTCATGCGACGACGGATTGGAACCTGGCCCGTATACGCTCTGTTCCTAGGCCTTGGACAGATCATCGCGACCAACTCTGCTCAAATTACCTTGCTGGTCGGCCAGGTAGGCGAGACGGCGACCAAGTTGTATGTGATCGCAGCGATCTATTGCGTCTCGTCAATTTCATGGTGGTTCATGTACGCCCGTCTGCCAGCGGTGATTGTCCTCAGTCTCCCATGGTTCATATACTGCTTGGCTTTTATTGTAATTGGCGTGTCTCCCTTTGGACTGTCGGAAGTCGGGCGAGGATGGGCTCAAAATGTCGCTGCAGGCGTGTATGCTGTGGCGTCGTCCAGCGGTTCGTTGTTCTTCGCTCTCAACTTCGGTGACCAGGGCGCCGTCCCTGTCAAGGATTGGATGTTCCGCGCCAGTCTCATCCAAGGTATTTCACAGCTATACACTGTTGCACTATGGTACTGGAGCTCCAAGGTCACCGCCACCGAAATTGGAGGCGTCTCCACCTTCGCATTGAGTACCTGGAGGCTCACGGCCGTGGTGATGCCAATTGCTGCGCTATGCTTCGCTATCGGCGTGATCCTCGCCCTGGGCCTGCCCAAATACTACCGCCAAGCACCCAGTCggatcctcttcttctatACGTCGCTCTTCCGCCGTCGCATCGTCCTCTGGTTCTTTCTCATGGTTATCGTGCAGAACTGGTTCCTCGCCGCCGCGTTCGGGCGCAACTGGTCGTTCCTCTGGTCCTCCAAGCACGCCAAGACGTGGGAGGTTGTCATCCTCGTAGTCGGCTTCTTTATCATCATTTGGGTGCTCATTCTCTTTGCCTTCCGCGCACTGTCCAAGGAGCACAGCTGGATCCTCCCCGTCTTCGGTCTCAGCCTGGGCTCCCCGCGTTGGGCACAAACGTGGTGGGGAACGTCCAACATCGGCTACTATCTCCCTTGGGCAGGGGGCCTGACGTCTGGTGCCATCGTCTCCAGATGTCTGTGGCTCTGGCTCGGCGTCCTTGATGAGATCCAGCAGGTTGGCCTGGGTATGATCCTCCTGCAGACCCTGACAAGAGTGCACGTCTGCTTTGTCCTCCTGGCTGCGCAGGCTGTGGGATCGGTCGCTACCATCTGCGCTCGTGGATTTGCACCGAATAGACTCGGTCCGGACGGTATCTCGCCGAATATCGGCACATCGGTAGATAAGATTGCCAATGCGTGGTTCTGGAttgccttgttcttccaACTTTTAGCCAG CTTTGGATTCCTCCTGTTCTACCGCAAAGAGCAGCTTAATCGGCCATAA
- a CDS encoding putative lipase/esterase — MMSLLHSEWTAFLAQNPTVSHDDESRNRRFLSSPEGRVLAEQVSSVDTTVPARDNHLIPIRIYTPKDHSSDAVVIFYHSGGFVQGSLDTEDISCRHMALGGPSTVISVDYRLSPAHQYPIPLNDGWDSFEYIITNLPTLLPKHGASARVVISGTSSGGQIAAIVSQKARHWTRDPTKAAVAAGVTISGVLLRAPVTVRGTDVVLIPPCFRDLHQSWTEELETAKLDRQGMAENHDLLGVPWAERAHPDAYPLWGRFDGLPKTYVQICDVDILRDDAVCYVRGLQNADIAVRVSFYQSLPHIFWVYAPQLEVSRQAQDDCVNGLRWLLAVR; from the exons ATGATGTCTTTACTCCATTCTGAATGGACTGCGTTTCTCGCGCAGAATCCAACAGTCAGCCATGACGACGAAAGCAGAAACAGGCgcttcctctcttccccagaAGGTCGCGTCCTTGCCGAACAAGTATCAAGTGTTGACACGACTGTCCCTGCCAGGGACAATCATCTGATCCCTATTCGGATTTACACTCCCAAAGACCACTCATCTGATGCAGTCGTCATATTCTACCACTCTGGAGGCTTCGTGCAAGGCTCTCTCGACACGGAAGATA TCTCGTGCAGGCACATGGCACTAGGTGGACCCAGCACCGTCATCAGCGTCGACTATCGACTCAGCCCGGCGCATCAGTATCCTATCCCTCTCAACGATGGATGGGATTCATTTGAATACATAATAACCAACCTTCCCACCCTTCTGCCGAAGCACGGCGCTTCGGCAAGGGTGGTGATCAGTGGGACGTCATCGGGCGGACAGATCGCCGCCATTGTCTCGCAGAAGGCGAGACACTGGACGCGAGATCCAACAAAGGCAGCAGTAGCTGCAGGTGTTACTATTAGCGGAGTCCTGCTCCGCGCTCCGGTGACTGTACGAGGCACGGATGTGGTGCTGATCCCGCCGTGTTTCAGGGATTTGCACCAATCGTGGactgaggagctggagacgGCAAAGCTTGATAGGCAAGGCATGGCGGAGAATCATG ATCTACTTGGGGTTCCGTGGGCAGAGAGAGCACATCCCGACGCTTATCCTCTTTGGGGCCGATTTGACGGGCTGCCAAAGACGTACGTCCAGATCTGTGATGTCGATATCCTCCGTGATGACGCAGTGTGCTATGTGCGAGGTCTCCAAAACGCAGACATTGCGGTGCGGGTCTCATTCTACCAG TCGCTGCCGCATATTTTTTGGGTATATGCGCCTCAGTTGGAGGTGTCGAGACAGGCGCAAGATGACTGTGTCAATGGCTTGAGATGGCTGTTAG CTGTCCGATGA